One Actinomycetota bacterium genomic window, CTGCATCGCTCCCGACTGGCCGCTCGGATCCCACGAGGTTCCGATGAACCGCGACGCCGACGTCTCGCCTCTCGGAGTCGCGAGAATCATCGCGGACTTCATCGAGGCGCTCGACCTCTCCAACGTCACGCTGGTGGGCAACGACTCCGGCGGCGCGCTGACGCAGCTCGTCGCCGCGGAGCATCCGAAGCGGATCGGCCGCATCGTGCTCACCAACTGCGACGCCTACGACAACTTCCCGCCGAAGGGCTTCCGCTGGCTCAGCAAAGCCGCGCACATCCCCGGCTTCGTGTTCGAGATGGCTCAGCCGATGCGCTTGAAGTCTTTCCGCAACGGTCCGCTGGCGTTCGGGCACCTCGCCAAGCACGGACTCGATCAGGAGATCCTGGAGAGCTGGTGCCGGCCGGGTATCCGCAGCAGCGCGATCCGCCGCGACATCGGCAAGTTCCTGCGCGAGCTCAAGCCCGAGCACACGCTTTCGGCGATCCAGAAGCTCAAGCATTTCCACGGCCCGTCGCTGATCGCCTGGGCGCCCGGTGACAAGCTCTTCCCGTTTCACTACGCGGAGCGGCTCGCGGCCGATCTGCCGAACGCCCGCCTCGTTCAGATCCCCGACTCGTGGGCGTTCATCCCCGAAGATCAGCCGGAGAAGCTGGCCGACGCCATCAAGACGTTCATGCGGGAGACGGCGGCGGCGTAGGACTTCTCAGCGGCGGCGCGGACGGCGACCCATCATCCGGCCGCGGCCTCGCCCGCCCACGTACACGAGCTGCGGCGGAAGCACCTTGAAGCCCGATTCGACGAACTCGGCTTCCAGGCCGAGCTGGCGAACCATCCGGCTGACGTCCGCGCGCTGGTCCGGCGTGACGAGCGTGATGCCGGTGCCCGTGCGGCCGGCGCGTGCGGTGCGGCCGACGCGGTGGATGTAGGACTTGTCGTCGTCCGGCGGGTCGTAGTTCACGACGTGCGTGATGTGCTCGAGGTCGAGGCCGCGGGCCGCGACGTCGGTCGCCACGAGCACGTCGGCCTTGCCGGACGCGAACCGCGAGAGCGAGCGTTCGCGCGCCGCCTGGCTCATGTCGCCGTGGAGCGCTTGCGCGCCGAACCCTTGCGTCTTCAGCGTTTGGGCGAGCCGGTCTGCGCCCCGCTTGGTCCGACAGAAGATCAAGGTCAAGCCGCGATCGCCGGCCAACTCGCGCGCGAGTGTGGCGACCTTCTCCTCGCGCGGCACCGAGATGAACCGGTGATGCGCCTCCTCGATGATCGGACGATCCTCGATGATCTCATGGAGGATCGGATCGTGCGTGTACCGCGCCGCCAGCCGGCCTACTTCTCCGTCGAGCGTGGCCGAGAAGAGCATCGTCTGACGATCCTCGGGAAGCTTGGACAGGATGTCGCTCACGTCCGGGAGGAACCCCATGTCGAGCATGCGGTCGGCTTCGTCGAGCACGACGACGTGGACACGGTTGAGCGAGAGCATGTGGCGGCGCACGAGGTCGAGCAGCCGGCCCGGCGTCGCGATGACGATGTCGGCCTTGGCCGCGCGGGTGGCTTGTTCTTTCAACCCGACGCCGCCGTAGACGGTCGCGACTCTGAGCTTCTTCACGTCGGCGATAGTGCGGAACTCCTCGGCCACCTGGCTGGTGAGCTCCCGCGTCGGCACGAGGATCAGCGCGGCGGGTGAGGCGTTGTCGTGGGTCAGTCCTTGCACGATCGGGATGGCGAACGCGAGCGTCTTGCCAGAACCGGTGCGCGACCGCGCCAAGACGTCGCGACCTGAGATCGCGTCGCGCAGCACCAGAGCCTGGATGGGGAACGTGGCGTGGAAGTCGCGCAAGGCCAGCGCCTCGACGATCTGCAGGGTAACGCCGAACTCGGCGAAGCTTCGAGGGGTCGCCGGGATCGGGGACTCGACGACGACGGGCGGGTTGTTCGGAGAATCAGGTTCCATGGGTCCTTTCTGTCGTTTCTAAACGGGCTTCTTACAGGATAACCGGGGTACACTCGCGCTCCGCCGCGGGTGAGGGGGTGAGGCGGTGACGGGGGCCGAGCAGACAAGCCACGCGTTTCGCGAGCTGCTCGAAGAGGCCCGCCTCCTGGAGCGGAAGCTCCACGAGGGCCCAAATACCCCCCTCGACGATCAGGGCGTGCTCGAGGGGTACCGCTGGATCTTCTCCATCTTACAGGTAGCGATGGACGTTTACGTATGGGCCGACGCCGCCCGGCCCAGATTCGTCGACATCGTCGGTCCCTACAAGAAGTGGGGAGGCGACAATGCGGACGCCTTCTACCAGTTCGCTCCGATCGATCCGGCGCGCACCTACCGGGTCCGCGGTCGGATGGGCGACGCCGTCTACCTGTCCCTGACCGTGTACGGCGGGCCCGATGACGGCCGCTACTCGGAGCGGATCGTCGGTACCGTCAACGACCGCACCCTGGAGATCGCGCCCGACGGCTCGTTCGAGGTCGTGCTCGGCGTGGAGCCCCCGTCGGGTGGCGGGAACTGGCTCAAGCTCGCTCCCGACGCGGTGTGCGCGATCACGCGCGACTATCTGGTCGAGCCCAAGCGCGGGCGCCGGGTCGAATGGTCGATCGAGGCCGACGACCCGCCGGCGACGCGCCGCGAGGACGACGCCGACCTCGCGCGCCGGTTCCGCGCAGCGCTGACCTGGCTCCGCGAGCAGGCCGGGATGGTTCCGCTCCCGCTCGGCGAGCCGAACACCGTCGACGCACCGTACCCGGTGCCCGAACACACCTACGGCTGGCAGGCGGGCGACGCCGCGTACGCGTTCGGCAGCTTCGCGCTCGCCGACGACGAGGCGCTCGTGATCGAAGGACGTTCGCCTGCGTGCGCGTTCTGGAACCTGTGCCTCTGGAATCAGTTCCTCCACACGTACAACTACGACTACGAGCGCGTGACGATCAACGGCGGGCAGGTCCGCTACGAGGACGACGGCTCCTGGCGGATCGTCGTCGCGCCGACCGATCCGGGGCATCCCAACTGGGTCTCGACGGCAGGCCACCCGCGCGGCCGGATCTGGTTCCGCTGGTTCTACCCCGAGGCGACGCCGGAGCAGCCGGTCACAAGCGTCGTGAAGATCGACGACATCCCACGATGAGCCGCCCGTCCGCCGTCCGTATCGACGACCTCGCCGCGCCGCGGTTCCCGGACGAGATGACGCCGATGCTCGACGGAATGACGGCGATGGCCGCGCAGATCACCTTCGAGCCGGACGACCTGATGCAGATGGCGAAGGAGCAGACGGGTCTGGACGACTTCGGCGTCGCCGGGTTCGTCGAGCGGCTGGACGTCCTGTGCGCGGCGTTGCGAACCGAGGCGCGGCTCGGACCGATCGGGAAGCTCACCATCGGCGGCCTCATGGTTCACCTCCTCAAGAATCGGCTGCTGATCGAGGATCTGATCCGCCGTAATCCCGAGATCGAGCAGGTCGAGATCATCCGCCCGATCATCGTCTGCGGCTTGCCGCGCACCGGCACGACCCACCTCCAGAATCTGATCTCCGCGGATCCCGCGCTGCGATCGCTTCCGTACTGGGAGAGCCTCGAGCCGGTGCTCTCCGACGCGGAGCGGCCGGCCGCCGGGGAGCCGGACCCGCGGCTGGCGCGTACCGAGATGGCCCTCGGGCTCGTCAACGCGCTGATGCCGCTGTTCGAGCGCATGCACGAGATGACCGTCGAGCACGTCCACGAGGAGATCCAGCTCCTCGCGATCGACTTCTCCTCGATGCTGTTCGAGACGACGGCGCCGATGCCGACGTGGCGCGACTTCTACCTCGCCCACGACCAGACGCCGCATTACGCCTACCTCAAACGCGTCCTTCAGGTTTTGACCTGGCTCCGCGGCGGCGATCGGTGGGTGCTGAAGTCGCCGCAGCACATCGAGCAGTTCGGTCCGCTGCTCGCGACGTTCCCCGACGCAACCTTCGTCGTGACGCATCGAGATCCGATCGCGGTGACCGCATCTGTCACGACGATGCTGGCCTACACGGCGCGCATGAGCCGGGCGGAACCGGACCCGCGCGAGGTGGCGGCCTATTGGTCGGACCGTCTCGAGCGGATGCTGCGCGCGTGCGTGCGTGACCGCGATCTTCTGCCGGCCGCCCAGACGATCGACGTCCCGTTCGACGAGTTCATGGCCGACGACGTTGCGATGGTCGAGCGCATCTACGCGCTGGCCGGACAGCCGATGACCGGAGAGAGCCGCGCTGCGATGGACGCTTTCATGGCCGGCCACCCGCGCGGCCGGTTCGGGTCGATCATCTACGACCTCGCCGAGCTCGGCATCGACCGCGGCGAGCGCCGTCAGGCGCTGGAGTTCTACATCGAGCGCTTCGCGATCCCGCTCGAAGGAGAGCGGTAAGGATCAGACGGCGTGGATCGTCAATCCCTCTTGCCCCTCGCTGAGCCGGCGAAGATCTTGCTCGTCACTCGTCAGGATCCGTGCACCAGCCGCATGGATCGCGGTCGCGACGACGAGGGCGTCGATCGTGGAGCGCGAGCGCGACGCGCCGAGAAGCGCTCCTGCCGTGCGAGCCGAGGCTTCGTCGGTTGTCAGCACTGCGTCGATGGCCGCGACAACGCGGTTCACGGCGGCGTCGCGAGGGCCGCGACCCCGCACGGTCTCCGCGACGGCAACCGCGGGAACGAACACTTTCGCTCCTTCGTCGAGGGCAAGGGAAAGGAACCCACTAACCCGCACATCGCCTCGGGCGAGGGCGATGACCGCCCCGGAATCGAGAACTAGCGGCGGGGCGACTTGCTGGTAGGCGGCCTTCTTCGTGCGGCGAGTTGCTCGGTTCCTCGGTCCCATTCCCTGCGAACCTCCTCCATCACTTCGGGGGGGATAGGACCTCGCTCGGCTTCCATCTCCGCGAGCAATGCGCGGAGGCGGTCGTGCTGAAGCCGGATGCGGAGCGCCTCGTCCACGTACTTGGAAAGACCACGACGTCCCACCTGCTTGCGAGCCTGTCTAAGGGTCTGCTCGTTCAGCGTGAGAGATACCTTCTCCGTCGCCATCCCGATTATCCTACTCGAAGTAGGACAAGCCGTCATCCCTCACTGCCCGGGCCGCTCCGCGAGCATGCGCAGGACCTGCTCGCGCGGTGGCGAGAACGCGTCGATGATCACGCAGCCGTCCTCGAGGGCGGTCGCTCCGTGCGGCGTGCCCGGCGGCGCCGCGTAACAGTCGCCGGGCCCCATGAGCCAGGTGGACTTCCCATCGGTGAACTCGCACGTTCCGGAGACGACGTAGCCCAGCTGCTCCTCGTCGTGCGTATGCACCGGCGCGACGGCCCCCGGCCGGAGCGTCACCTCCTGGATGTTGAGGCGGTCCCCGATCACCGGTCTGACGCTGATCCCCTCGACGAGCGGAAGCTCGGGGAGATCGCCGGACCGCTCGACGCGGAAGTCCGCGTCGCCTTTCGACGTGTCGGTGAAGT contains:
- a CDS encoding sulfotransferase, whose product is MSRPSAVRIDDLAAPRFPDEMTPMLDGMTAMAAQITFEPDDLMQMAKEQTGLDDFGVAGFVERLDVLCAALRTEARLGPIGKLTIGGLMVHLLKNRLLIEDLIRRNPEIEQVEIIRPIIVCGLPRTGTTHLQNLISADPALRSLPYWESLEPVLSDAERPAAGEPDPRLARTEMALGLVNALMPLFERMHEMTVEHVHEEIQLLAIDFSSMLFETTAPMPTWRDFYLAHDQTPHYAYLKRVLQVLTWLRGGDRWVLKSPQHIEQFGPLLATFPDATFVVTHRDPIAVTASVTTMLAYTARMSRAEPDPREVAAYWSDRLERMLRACVRDRDLLPAAQTIDVPFDEFMADDVAMVERIYALAGQPMTGESRAAMDAFMAGHPRGRFGSIIYDLAELGIDRGERRQALEFYIERFAIPLEGER
- a CDS encoding alpha/beta hydrolase: MPKLEEIKEVRLPQGTVRYRDAGRGEPIVFVHGFMVDGRLWRKVVPLLDRDHRCIAPDWPLGSHEVPMNRDADVSPLGVARIIADFIEALDLSNVTLVGNDSGGALTQLVAAEHPKRIGRIVLTNCDAYDNFPPKGFRWLSKAAHIPGFVFEMAQPMRLKSFRNGPLAFGHLAKHGLDQEILESWCRPGIRSSAIRRDIGKFLRELKPEHTLSAIQKLKHFHGPSLIAWAPGDKLFPFHYAERLAADLPNARLVQIPDSWAFIPEDQPEKLADAIKTFMRETAAA
- a CDS encoding PIN domain-containing protein, producing MGPRNRATRRTKKAAYQQVAPPLVLDSGAVIALARGDVRVSGFLSLALDEGAKVFVPAVAVAETVRGRGPRDAAVNRVVAAIDAVLTTDEASARTAGALLGASRSRSTIDALVVATAIHAAGARILTSDEQDLRRLSEGQEGLTIHAV
- a CDS encoding cupin domain-containing protein, whose translation is MSYFTDTSKGDADFRVERSGDLPELPLVEGISVRPVIGDRLNIQEVTLRPGAVAPVHTHDEEQLGYVVSGTCEFTDGKSTWLMGPGDCYAAPPGTPHGATALEDGCVIIDAFSPPREQVLRMLAERPGQ
- a CDS encoding DUF1214 domain-containing protein, with translation MTGAEQTSHAFRELLEEARLLERKLHEGPNTPLDDQGVLEGYRWIFSILQVAMDVYVWADAARPRFVDIVGPYKKWGGDNADAFYQFAPIDPARTYRVRGRMGDAVYLSLTVYGGPDDGRYSERIVGTVNDRTLEIAPDGSFEVVLGVEPPSGGGNWLKLAPDAVCAITRDYLVEPKRGRRVEWSIEADDPPATRREDDADLARRFRAALTWLREQAGMVPLPLGEPNTVDAPYPVPEHTYGWQAGDAAYAFGSFALADDEALVIEGRSPACAFWNLCLWNQFLHTYNYDYERVTINGGQVRYEDDGSWRIVVAPTDPGHPNWVSTAGHPRGRIWFRWFYPEATPEQPVTSVVKIDDIPR
- a CDS encoding DEAD/DEAH box helicase; protein product: MEPDSPNNPPVVVESPIPATPRSFAEFGVTLQIVEALALRDFHATFPIQALVLRDAISGRDVLARSRTGSGKTLAFAIPIVQGLTHDNASPAALILVPTRELTSQVAEEFRTIADVKKLRVATVYGGVGLKEQATRAAKADIVIATPGRLLDLVRRHMLSLNRVHVVVLDEADRMLDMGFLPDVSDILSKLPEDRQTMLFSATLDGEVGRLAARYTHDPILHEIIEDRPIIEEAHHRFISVPREEKVATLARELAGDRGLTLIFCRTKRGADRLAQTLKTQGFGAQALHGDMSQAARERSLSRFASGKADVLVATDVAARGLDLEHITHVVNYDPPDDDKSYIHRVGRTARAGRTGTGITLVTPDQRADVSRMVRQLGLEAEFVESGFKVLPPQLVYVGGRGRGRMMGRRPRRR